A window from Mangifera indica cultivar Alphonso chromosome 2, CATAS_Mindica_2.1, whole genome shotgun sequence encodes these proteins:
- the LOC123209274 gene encoding ran-binding protein 1 homolog a-like, with translation MASTEGDHREEEEAPHNEDEDTGAQVAPIVKLEEVAVTTGEEDEDPILDLKSKLYRFDKEGNQWKERGAGTVKLLKHKQTGKVRLVMRQSKTLKICANHFVLPTMSVQEHGGNDKSCVWHATDFADGELKDELFCIRFGSVENCKAFMEMITEIAESQKATEENKEATSTADLLEKLSVEEKKTEDKAGEETPAAKEKESKTEDAEKEVEESASST, from the exons ATGGCCAGCACCGAGGGCGATCACAGAGAAGAGGAGGAGGCACCACACAACGAAGATGAAGACACCGGAGCTCAGGTGGCCCCCATCGTCAAACTCGAGGAAGTCGCTGTTACTACCGGTGAAGAGGACGAAGATCCCATCCTCGATCT GAAATCGAAACTGTACCGTTTCGACAAGGAAGGTAATCAGTGGAAAGAAAGAGGAGCGGGTACTGTTAAGCTTTTGAAACATAAACAGACCGGCAAGGTTCGTCTCGTCATGAGACAATCTAAGACTCTCAAGATCTGTGCCAATCATTTCG TTTTGCCGACGATGTCCGTGCAAGAGCATGGTGGTAACGACAAGTCGTGTGTCTGGCACGCCACTGACTTTGCTGATGGTGAATTGAAGGATGAGCTTTTCTGCATCAGATTCGGATCCGTTGAGA ATTGCAAAGCCTTCATGGAAATGATTACAGAAATTGCTGAATCCCAAAAAGCTACAGAGGAAAATAAAGAAGCTACTTCCACTGCTGATCTTCTTGAGAAGTTGAGtgttgaagaaaagaaaactgaGGACAAAGCCGGGGAAGAGACCCCTGCTGCTAAGGAAAAGGAATCAAAAACTGAAGATGCGGAGAAGGAAGTTGAGGAGTCTGCTTCCTCAACTTAG
- the LOC123202089 gene encoding potassium transporter 1: MKPSQEFLEQGISQQNLKRASCATVVTLAYQSLGVVYGDLSTSPLYVYKTTFSGKLTLLENDEEIYGVLSFIFWTFTLIALFKYIFIVMSADDNGEGGTFALYSLLCRHARLSILPNQQATDEKLSAYATDGSVDTWQSSALKALFEKNPRICKVLLIFVLLGTCMAIGDGVLTPTISVLSAVSGVQLKIKGLHENYVILISCAILVGLFSIQHHGTHRVAFMFAPIVTAWLLCIGSIGVYNIFKWNPHIFNALSPVYMLKFFRSTGIPGWVSLGGVVLSITGVEAMFADLGHFTSLSIKVAFTCLVYPCLVLAYMGEAAFLSKHHEDIQRSFYKAIPEPVFWPVFIVATFAAVVGSQAVISATFSIIGQCCALNCFPAVKIVHTSSKVYGQIYIPEVNWILMCLCLAVTIGLRDTNMMGHAYGLAVTTVMFVTTCLMALVMIVVWKRKLIYVVAFLVVFGSVELLYISACVYKVPEGGWIPLALSLIFMAIMYIWNYGTMKKHDFDVENKVSVNRIVALGPSLGMVRVPGIGLVYTNLVTGVPAIFGHFVTNLPAFHQVLVFVCVKSVQVPHVNENERLLISRVSLKEYGMFRCIVRYGYKDLQQENHDFENRLVSEIVQFVETEEEVAPTATTEECAGDSDIEVFHASGPTLKNSNKENTKRSLLEIQVAESGTDNLLLKDESLEILKAKESGVAYIIGHSYAKAKKSSSILKKFAINVVFSFLSKNCREPEVVLNVPHTSLLEVSMIYYV, translated from the exons ATGAAGCCATCACAAGAATTTTTAGAACAGGGAATATCTCAACAG AACTTGAAGAGGGCATCCTGTGCAACTGTGGTTACATTGGCTTATCAAAGCCTTGGAGTAGTCTATGGTGACCTCAGTACCTCTCCTCTCTATGTTTACAAAACCACCTTCTCAGGGAAGTTAACCCTTCTTGAAAATGATGAGGAAATATATGGGGTGCTATCCTTCATCTTCTGGACATTCACACTCATCGCTctcttcaaatatattttcattgtgATGTCAGCTGATGACAATGGTGAAg GTGGTACCTTTGCATTGTATTCTCTTCTGTGCCGCCATGCAAGGCTAAGCATTCTACCAAATCAACAAGCCACAGATGAGAAGTTGTCTGCCTACGCAACAGATGGATCAGTAGACACATGGCAGAGTTCTGCTTTGAAAGCATTATTTGAAAAGAACCCAAGAATTTGTAAAGTTCTGTTGATTTTTGTTCTCCTTGGAACCTGTATGGCAATTGGTGATGGAGTACTCACCCCTACAATATCAG TTCTTTCTGCAGTCTCAGGTGTTCAACTTAAGATCAAAGGACTCCATGAGA ATTATGTTATTCTAATCTCATGTGCCATATTAGTGGGGCTCTTCTCAATTCAGCACCATGGGACACACAGAGTTGCTTTCATGTTTGCTCCAATTGTCACAGCATGGCTTCTATGCATTGGCAGTATTGGGGTATACAACATATTTAAGTGGAATCCACATATATTTAATGCTCTTTCTCCTGTTTACATGTTGAAGTTCTTTAGAAGTACAGGCATTCCTGGCTGGGTGTCATTAGGAGGAGTGGTTCTTTCAATCACTG GGGTCGAGGCAATGTTTGCTGATTTGGGGCATTTCACTTCTCTCTCAATAAAG GTAGCCTTTACATGTCTAGTGTATCCCTGTCTAGTTCTTGCATATATGGGTGAGGCTGCTTTTCTCTCTAAGCACCATGAAGATATTCAGAGAAGCTTCTACAAGGCCATACCAG AACCTGTATTCTGGCCAGTGTTCATTGTGGCCACATTTGCAGCCGTAGTCGGAAGTCAAGCTGTAATATCAGCTACTTTTTCCATTATAGGCCAGTGCTGTGCACTAAACTGCTTTCCGGCCGTGAAAATTGTCCATACATCCAGTAAAGTGTATGGTCAAATATACATTCCAGAGGTCAATTGGATTTTAATGTGCCTTTGTTTAGCTGTGACAATCGGATTGAGAGATACTAACATGATGGGTCATGCATATG GGCTAGCAGTGACTACTGTCATGTTTGTGACAACTTGTTTGATGGCTCTGGTGATGATAGTAGTGTGGAAGCGAAAGCTAATTTATGTAGTTGCATTCTTGGTGGTTTTTGGATCTGTGGAACTGCTCTACATTTCAGCATGTGTTTACAAGGTTCCAGAAGGGGGTTGGATCCCACTTGCTCTGTCACTGATTTTTATGGCAATAATGTATATATGGAACTATGGAACTATGAAAAAACATGATTTTGATGTGGAGAACAAGGTTTCAGTGAATAGGATAGTGGCTTTAGGGCCTAGCCTCGGCATGGTGCGTGTCCCTGGAATTGGACTTGTTTACACCAATCTAGTAACCGGAGTTCCTGCTATATTTGGACACTTTGTGACTAACTTGCCTGCATTCCATCAAGTTCTAGTTTTTGTCTGTGTCAAATCTGTTCAAGTTCCCCATGTCAATGAAAATGAACGGTTGCTAATTAGTCGGGTGAGCCTAAAGGAGTATGGCATGTTCCGATGCATTGTGAGGTATGGTTACAAGGACCTGCAACAGGAGAACCATGATTTTGAGAACCGATTGGTGTCTGAAATAGTACAATTTGTAGAGACAGAAGAAGAAGTTGCTCCCACAGCAACTACAGAAGAATGTGCTGGAGACTCAGATATTGAAGTCTTTCATGCTTCAGGACCCACCCTCAAGAATTCAAATAAAGAGAACACAAAGCGATCTTTGCTTGAGATCCAAGTTGCTGAATCAGGGACTGATAACTTGCTACTTAAAGATGAATCTCTCGAGATACTGAAAGCCAAAGAATCTGGTGTTGCTTATATTATTGGTCATTCTTATGCAAAGGCAAAGAAATCATCTTCCATTCTCAAGAAATTTGCTATCAATGTCGTGTTTTCTTTTCTGAGCAAGAATTGTAGAGAACCTGAGGTTGTCCTGAATGTGCCCCACACTTCTTTGCTAGAAGTCAGCATGATTTACTACGTCTAA